The window CCACCCTGGGCTCGGCGTTCGGCATCGTCTTCCGGATGTACTCGGCCCGGTTCGGCAAGCCCCGCTGGGGCGACAAGCGGCCGCTCTACCTGCGGCACCTGCCGACCATCCTGCGGCTGTTCCCGGACGCGCAGATCATCAACATCATGCGGGACGGGCGGGACTGCGTGGCGTCGCTCAAGGAGACGCCGTGGAAGCCGTCCGAGTTCGACACGCTCATCGACTACTGGGCGCAGTCGGCCGACGCGTCCCTGCTGGCCGGCCGGCGCTACCCGAAGGACGTCTATCACCAGGTCCGCTACGAGGATCTGGTCGCCGACCCGGAACCGCACCTGCGGAGGATGTGCGAGTTCCTCGGCGAGGACTACGACCCGGCGATGAGCGCGCCGAACAAGCTGGCCTCGGTCGCCGTGCCGGAGTACAAGACCTGGCACACGCTGACCCATCAGGCGCCGACCACCGAGCGGATCCAGAGCTGGCGGACCCGGCTCACCGAGGACGAGCTGCGCCGGTGCGAGACGATCTTCGGGGACCGGCTGGCCAAGTTCGGCTACGAGCCGTCGGTGCCGGTCGCGCGCAGCACCCGGATGCGGTCGGACGCCAAGCTGATCGCCCGCCACCGGCTCGGCCCGGCCAAACAGGCGGCCCGCAACCTGTGGACCCAGATCCGCTCGACCGAGGCCGCCGAGGCGCCGGTGGCCGCCCTGCTGACCAAGGGCCAGCTGAAGGGCCGCTAACCGACGAGCCGGCGCTCCCAGGCCCAGGCGGCGATCTCCACCCGGTTCCGGGTGCCCAGTTTGGCGTGGATGCTGCCGAGATGGGTCTTCACCGTGCCGACCGAGATGAACAGCTCGGCGGCGATCTCGGCGTTCGTCTGGCCGCGGGCGGTCAGGCGGACCACCTCGAGCTCCCGGGGGACAGGCCGCCGTCCCCGCCCGCGGGTGCCGGCGCGGACAGGTGCTGCAGTAGTCGTACCGTGATCGACGGGCTGATCAGCGCGTCCCCGGAGGCGGCCGCCCGGACCGCCTCGACCAGCAGTGCCGGGCCGGAGTCCTTCAGCAGGAATCCGGCCGCGCCGCCGAGCAGCGCCTGATGCACGTACTCGTCGAGGTCGAAGGTGGTCACCACGACCACCTTCACCGGGTCCGGCACGTCCGGACCGGCCAGCAGCCGCAGTGCCTGGAGCCCGTCCATCCGCGGCATCCGGATGTCCATCAGCGCCACGTCCGGCTTCAGCCGGCGGGCCTCGGCGACCGCGTCCACCCCGTCGGCCGCCTCACCGACCACCTCCATGTCCGGCTGCGCGCCGATGATCATGCCGAAGCCGGTGCGGACCATCGCCTGGTCGTCGGCGATCAGAACCCGGATCAAGAATTGCTCCATTCCAACGGCAGCACCGCGTCGACGATCCAGCCGCCGCCGACGCCCGGGCCCGCCGTGATCCGCCCGCCCACGGCGCGGACCCGTTCGGCGAGGCCGACGAGACCGTACCCCGGGCGTTCGCGCACGGTGGGCGTGCGGGCGGCGGGTCCGTCGTTTCGCACCCGGACCATCAACTGCAGGGGGGTACGGGTGACCCACACATCCACCGACGACGCCTCCCGAGCGTGCTGGCGGACATTGGTGAGCGCCTCCATCACCACCCGGTAGGCCGACGTCGACACCTCCACCGGCATCCCGGCCAGTTCCCCGTCCACGTGCAGCCGCGCGGCCGGGCCGCCGGCCGCGTCGAACTGCCCGACCAGCGTCTCCAGATCCGACACCCCGGACACCGGCGCCAGCGGAGCGTCCGGTTTCGAATCCGGGTCGCGCAGCACACCGACCATCCGCCGCATCGACGCCATCGTCTCCGCCCCGGCCTGCTCGATCTGCTCCAAGGCCAGCAGCACCCGCTGCGGATCCTGCTCGGCGATGAACCGGGCCCCCTGCGCCTGCACCACGATCCCGGTCACGTGGTGGGCGATGAAGTCGTGCAGGTCACGGGCGAACTCGGTGCGCTGCTCGGCCCGGATCGCGTCGACCGCCCGCTGCCGGTTGCCCTCCAACGTGCGCAGGTAGATGCCGACGCCGATGGCGGCCGCCCCGGCCAGAGCCTGGATCAGGCCGAACGTCACGACGATGCTCTCCGACCCGGCGCGCAGCGGCAGCCCGCCGACCGCCATCAGCACCACCGCCACCGCCGGGAACGCCCAGTCCGCCCGGCCCCGGCGGGACACCACCATCAGCACCCCGAGCAGAGCCGACGACTCGGCCAACCCCCACAGCTGGTTGTACTCGGCCTGGTCGTAGAGCAACGCGGTCAGGAAGATCGAGTGCAGGCCGAGCACGAGCGCGGCCCGCGGCAGCGCGGTCGAGCCCTGCTTGTGGGCGGGCAGCCAGACCACGGCCGCGGCGATCGCGGCACCCACCCGCCACAGCGTCATCGCCACGCTGTCCGAGCCCAGGCCGCCGCGCAGGTCGAGGATGCCGAGCAGGGCCAGCGCCCCCAGGGCGACGAGCTGACCCATCCGGAGCAGGGCGAGGTTAATCATCGTGACCCAGCGTAGGCGGGCCGGAGGCGGTCCCCATCGGCCGAAAGTAAGACCCGGCTCCCCGACAGCGGGCGGATGTGCCCGAACCCATCGATCGGACAACATCCGTCACGTCCGATTCTTCGACGAGCTTGGAGCTCACATGCAGAGGCAGTCCTCACCCGTGACGGACCGCGACAGCCTGGCGGCGGTCGCGGCCGTCGACCTGGTGAAGGTGTACGGCGCCGGCGACACCGCGGTCCGTGCGCTCGACGGGGTCACGGTGGGCTTCGAGCGCGGCCGGTTCACCGCGATCATGGGCCCGTCCGGGTCCGGCAAGTCCACGCTGATGCACTGCCTCGCCGGGCTGGACACCGCCACCGCCGGCCAGGTGCTGCTCGGCGGCACCGACCTGACCACGCAGCCGGACAAGGTGCTCACCAAGGCCCGGCGCGAGCGGATCGGCTTCGTCTTCCAGTCGTTCAACCTGCTGCCACAGCTCACCGCGGCGGCCAACATCACGCTCCCGCTCGACCTGGCCGGCCGCAAGGTGGACACCGAATTCCAGGACCGGCTGATCAACACGCTCGGCCTGTCCGGACGGCTCGGCCACCTGCCCGCCGAGCTCTCCGGCGGCCAGCAGCAGCGGGTCGCCCTGGCCCGGGCCCTGGTCTCCCGGCCCGAGGTGGTCTTCGCCGACGAGCCGACCGGCAACCTGGACTCCCGCGCCGGCGCCGAGGTGCTCACCCTGCTCCGGGACTCGGCACACACCCTGGGCCAGACGATCGTGATGGTCACCCACGATCCGGGCGCCGCCGCGTACGCCGACCGGGTCGTCATGCTCGCCGACGGCCGGCTCGCCGGCGAGATCCACCAGCCGGACATCGCCGCCGTCACCGACGCTCTGCAGAGCCTGGCGGCCGGCCGGTGAACCCCGTCCTGCGCACCCAGCTCGCCGGGGTCGGCAAGCGCCCGGCCCGGCTGCTGCTCACCGGACTGGCCGTGCTCGTCGCCTCGTTCGTCGTCTACGCCACCGTCCTGGCCCAGCAGATCACCGAGCGCAGCGTCCTCAACGGGCTCAGCGGCACCCCGGAGGCGGTCGACCTGGTCGTCCAGAACGGCGAGATCAAGACCGCCGACCTCGACGCGATCAGCAATCTGCCCGGGGTCGCCGAGGCGGTGCCGCGTACCTCGATCGGGGTCCGGATGCCGGCCGGGGACCTGGTGATCGCCAGCGACCCGGGCAGCGGGCCGCTGAGCACCGTCAAGGTCACCGAGGGCCGCTATCCGACGGCGGCGGGCGAGATCGCGGTCACCCCGCGCACCGTCGAGCGGATGGCGCTGACCGTCGGCTCGAAACACACCGTCTCGCCCGGCGGCGACGCCAAACCGGTCACCGTCACCGTGGTCGGGGTGGTGCAGCCGCGCGACGACATCGGCTTCCTGGCGTACGGGCTGCTGCCGACCGCGAGTGTGGCCGGCTACGAATGGATCGACCGGATCGACATCCGCCTCGACGCGGGTGCGGACGCGACGGCCGTACAGGAGAAGATCGCCTCGCAGGTCAAGGGTGAGAGCCCGCCCGAGGTCGCCACCGGCGCCGACACCCGCCTCGCCGAGGCCCGCGAGGCCGCCGAACAGGTCGACCAGGTCTTCATCGTGGTCAAGGTGTTCGTCGCGGTCGCCGTCATGGCGGCCGGCCTGATCGCCGCGTCCACGTTCCGGATCGTCTTCGCCCAGCGCATGCGGCAGCTCGCCCTGCTCCGCGCGGTCGGCGCCGGCCGGGGCACCCTGGCCCGAGCGCTCGCCGCCGAGGGTGCGCTCACCGGCCTGGTCGTCGGGGTCACCGGGGTGCTGGCCGCCCTCGCCGTCGGCCATCTGATCCCGCCCGCGCTGTCGGCGTTCGGTTTCGAGGTGTCGAGCCCCGGGTTCCCGGTGGCCGAGGCGGCCGGTACGGTCGCGCTGGCGGTGCTGATCACGGTCGTCGCGGTCCTCGCCCCGGCGCTGTCGGCGGCCCGGGTCGCCCCGCTGGAGGCGTTGCGGTCGGCCTCCACCACCGGCGCCAAGCAGGGCGTCGGCCGGTTCCGGGCGGTCACCGGCATTCTGCTGGCGCTGGCCGCCGCCGGTGTCGCCTACCTGGTCTGGAGCGGTCTGCCCAAGAGCCCCGACGACGACGTCGACGCGCAGAACCTGCTGCTCGGCATCGTCGCCTCCGGGGGCCTGGCGTTCGTCGCCCTGATCACTCTCGGCCCGGTGCTGGTCCGCCCGGTTCTGACCCTCGCCGGGTGGCCGCTGCGCCGCCTCGGCCCGGTCGGTCGGCTCGCCGTCGGCGGCGTCGGCGGCAGCGCCCGCCGGGCCGCGGCCGTCTCGGTGGTGGTCGCGCTCGGCGTCACCCTGCTCACCGGGGTGCTGGTCTGCGGCGACTCGATCCGGGTCCTGGCCGAACGGGAGACGATCGCGGCCGCCCCGGCCGACTTCGAGCTCAAGGGCAGTACCGGCACCGTCCTGAAGGACGACGTGGCCGAACGCGCCCGGCAGAGCACCGAGCTGACCCGGGTCACCCCCTACCGGTGGGCCTCCGGGATCACCATCGGCGACTTCCAGGACGCCGGTGCCACCGACCTGTCGATGACCGCGCTGCCCCGCCTGGCCGGCCTCGACACGGTCTCCGGCGACGTCACCGACCTCGCCCCCGGCAAGGCGATCATCGCGGGTTACCTCGCCGACAACGCCGGGATCACCACCGGCGGGCAGATCACCCTCAAACGCGAGGGCAAGGAGGTACGCCTGACCGTCGCCGCCGTCCTCGGCGGGCAGACACCGCTGCACACCGAGGCCCTGCTCGACCCGTCCGACCTGACGAAGCTCGGGGTGCCGGCCGCACCGACCGGGGTCCTCGCCGACGCCGCCGGCACCGGCGAGGAGGGCCGCACCGCCGGTCTCCAGGCGCTCCGGGCGGCTGCCACCGCCCAGCCGGACATCAGCGTCGAGGTCCTCGCCGACCAGCGCGACCAGATCAACGACGCGCTGGCCACCCTGATGGTGATCGCGCTGGCCCTGATCGGGCTGACCGTCCTGATCGCGATCGTCGGCGTCGGCGCCACCACGGCACTGTCGGTCGTCGAACGGGTCCGCGAGTCCGGCCTGCTCCGTGCGGTCGGGATGTCCCGCGGCGGACTGCAGGCCATGCTCACCACCGAGTCCGCCCTGTACGGCGTGATCGGCGCGGTGCTCGGGCTGGTTCTCGGTGTCCCGTACGCCTGGCTCGCGGTCGCCGCGCTGGCCGACGACGCGCCGCTCACCTTCCCGGTGTGGCAGCTCGTCGTGGTCTTCCTGGTGCTGGTCGCCCTGACCGCCCTGGCCGGAGTGCTGCCCGCCCGGCGGGCGGCCCGGGTGAGCCCGGTGACCGCCCTCGGCACCGACTGACCGCCGCCCCGCCGCGGCACCGTCCCCGTCGCGCGCCGTTCCGTCGGCCCGCCGACCTCTCCGGTCGGCGGGCCGACGGGCCCTCAGCCGCCAACTCACCAAGATCTTTTCGGGCTGGTCGTGAGGGCTGCCTCGGGGGCCCGGGAGTAGCTCCCACGACCAGCCCGGCGGGGTCTTTCGGTCGAGATCCCACGATCAGCCGCCGGTACATCACGATTCGCCTATGCGGGACGGGGCGGGGACGGATCGTCCGGTAGGTTCTCCGCCGCAAGTGAATCTTTCTCGGCACGGGGGACACGGGATGCGGCGCAGGCTGGCGATAGGTATCGGCACGGCGGTCGCCGTGCTGGCGGCGGGTGGCGGCGTGGCCGTCCTGACCTGGCCGTCCGGTTCGGCGCCGGCCGAGGCCGCCCCGCCCGCGGCGCCGACCGAGGTGCCACCGGACCCGGCCGCGAAGCCGCCGCGCATCCGCACCGCGCTGAGCAGCCTGGACCTGACCGTGGCGGGCGGCGGAAAGCAGCGGGACACGCAGCGGTTCAGCCTGCTCGGCGTGAGCTGGTCGGACCCGTCGGCCGAGCCGGACGGCACGATCGAGGTCCGCACCCGCGCCGTCGAGTCCGGCGAGTGGTCCGGCTGGCAGAAGCTGGAGCGGGCGGACACCGGCCCGGACGCCGCCGAGGCGGCCACCCCGGGCCGCCGGGGCGCGACCGAGCCACTCTGGGCCGGCCCCTCCGACGGCGTCGCGGTCCGGATCGGCGGCAAGGCCGGCCTGACCAAGGGCCTGCGGCTGGACCTGATCGACCCGGGCACGGAGAGCGGCGGCCGCGGCGGCGGCGAGCCGTCCCCGAGTGTGTCGGCCGAGCCGGCCGAGCCGTCGCCGTCCCCGAGCCCGTCCGGAAGCACTCCGGCCGAGCAGCCGATCGAGGGTGACGGCCCGGTCGACGAGACCGTGGAGGAGCCGCCCGCCGAGGCGCCCGCGGTCGTCGAGGAGCAGGCCCCGGCCGTCGTCGAGGAGGACCCGGACACCGGTGTCGACTCGGTGGTCCAGGAGGTCGCCCCGGCCGTGGCCGCGGTGGCGAGTGAGCCTACCGTCGCCCCCACCTCGACCGCGCCGGTGAAGGCGCAGTTCCCGACCTACTACACGCGGACCGCGTGGAGCGCCGACGAGACGATCGTCGGGAGCGTCACCGACGCCAAGGTGGTCAACGCGGTCTGGGTGCACCACACCGGCACCACCAACGACTACGACTGTGCGGACTCGGCGGCGATCGTCCGGTCCATCCAGAGCAACGACGTCAAGGTCAAGGGCCTGTCCGACCTCGGCTACAACTACATGGTCGACAAGTGCGGGCGGCTGTTCGAGGGCCGGCGGGGCGGCGTGGAGAACGCGATCGTCCCGGCCGCCACGGTCGGTTTCAACACCGGCTACGCCGCGATCGCGGTGATCGGCAACTACGAGACGGCCGCGTCGACCGCCGCGATCGAGACGATCATCGCGCAGGTCGCCGCCGCCCGCCTCGGTAAGTACGGCTTCAACCCGGCCGCCCAGGGCACGTTCACCGCCGGAGTGGCAAACGACAAACTCGCCCAGGGTACGAAGATCACCGTGCCCCGGCTGTCCGGCCACCGCGACGCCGACGCCACCGCCTGCCCGGGCGCCAACCTGTACGCGAAGCTGGCCGACATCCGGGCCAAGTCACAGCTGATGGTGACCGGCCTGGCGCTGACCTCGGTGACCGGCGGCGGTTACACCGGCGGCGCGTACTACGTGAAGACCGGGGCCAAGCTCGCCTGGAGCACCGCCACCCCGTCGGCCGACATCGCCCGTTTCGAGATCCTGGTCGACAACACGGTGACGGCGACGCTGCCCGGTGACGCCCGTGCGGCCACGGTGGCGATCCCGGCCGGCGGCCACGGTGTCACGGTCCGGGCGGTGCACACCTCGGGCAGCACCGCCCGGGTCGGCGTGCCGATCTACGGCGACACCACGGCGCCCACCTACCGTGCCGCCCTGCCACTGAACCTGATCACCGGCACCTACAGCGCGTCGGCGGTGCCGGTACGGCTCGGCCTGACCGGCACCGACAACCTGAAGTTCGCCGGATACACCGTGACCAGCCCACGCGCCGCGACGCTGGGCCCGGTGACGAGCTGGTCCACCACGGTCAAGCCCGGCACCTCGAACTGGAACATCGCGGCCCGCGACGTGGCCGGCAACAGCCGCGCCGCGTGGATGTCGCGCGGTGTGGTGCTGTCCGCCGAGACCGCCGCCAAGAAGTCCGGCACCTGGTCGAAGCGGACCGGCAGCTCCTACCTGGGTGCGAAGGCGCTCGCCGCGACCGGTCGGAACGCCAAGCTGACCTGGACGTTCACCGGACGGTCGGCGGCGCTGCTGTTCTCCCGCGGATCAAAGACCGGCAAGGTGTACGTCTACCTGGACGGCAAGAAGGTCGCGACGATCGACACCCGCTCCACCTCGACGAAGTACCGTCAGGCGCTGTGGGTGTCGTCGACCACGGTGAAGAAGCACACCGTCGCGATCGTGGTGGCGGGCACGTCCGGCCGCCCGACCGTGGTGTCCGACGGGCTGGCGTACATCCGCTGAGGTTCTCACCCCGAGCGGCGCGCACCGCCGCGCCGCTCGGTCCCGGTGAAGTCGGTGGGCGGCAGCGTGAACCAGAACGTCGCGCCCGAACCCTCCGCGCTCTCCGCCCAGATCTCCCCGCCGTGCCGCTCGACGGCCCGGTGCACGGTGGTCAGCCCGATACCGGTGCCGGGAAAGTCACGGGCGTCGTGCAGCCGGGCGAACGGCCGGAACAGCTGCCCCGCCTGGTCGGCCGGAAACCCGGCGCCGTTGTCGCGCACATAGAACCGCCCGGCGTCGGCGCCGACCTCGACGACCGGGCCGTCCACTTTGCGGGTGAACTTGACCGCGTTGTTGATCAGGTTCTCCAGGATCACCCGGACCAGGCCCTCGTCGGCGTCGGCGGTCATCTGCTCCCGTACCGTGAAGGTCACCTGCCGTTCGGGGTCGCGGGCCGCGACGTCGCTGATCACCTGGCGGGCCGTCGCCGTCATGTCGAAATGTTCCCGCCGCAACTCGCCGCGGCTGGCCCGGGCCAGGATGAGAAGCGATTCGACCAGGTCGGCCATCCGCATCGCGGCCGCGTGCATCCGGGTCAGCCGGTAACGGGTCTTCTCGCCGAGTGGCTCCTCGTCCTCCTCCAGCATGTGCTCGGCGAAACTGCTGATCACCTGGAGCGGGCCGCGCAGATCGTGCGACACCGAGCCGGAGAACGCCTCCAGCTCCCGGTTGCGCCACTCCAACTCCTCGACCATCGCGGCCCGGGCCTCGGCGAGCTGCCGGGCCGACCGTTCCTCGGCGGCGTCCAGTTCGCGGCGCATCAGCTCCTCACGGATGCGGCGCGCCTCGTCGTGCGACTGTTTGCGGCGGATCTGCGCGCGTACGTGCACCCGCAGCCCCTCGGGCACATCGGTGTCCCGCACGTAGTCGTCGGCGCCGGCCGCCAGGCAGTCCAGCATCCGTTCCTCGGGGCCGGTCAGCACCAGCGGCAGCTCACCGACCTGGGGTACCTCCCGCAGCCGCCGACAGTCCTCGCGGGCCCGGTCGAGGTCACCGTCGAGGCCGATCACGATGCAGTCGGCCGGCTGGGCGGCGAGCAGGTCGAGGGCGTCGTCGATGCCGGTGGCGTGCACGACGTCGTACCCGTCGGTGCGCAGGGCTTCGGCCCATCTGTCGAGTTCGGCGCGGTCCGGGCCGACGGTGAGCACCTTGCCGGCGCCGTGCATGCCGCCGAGCGCCTCGATCGGCAGCTGTTCGGCGCTCTGCCGCAGCACCGCGGCCAGTTTCGCCAGCACCACCGCCAGGTCCTGCTGCTTGCGTACGAACGCGTCGGCGCCGGCGTCGAGCATCTGCATCTCGGTGGCGTAGTCGTCGGCCGCGGTCATCAGCAGGCAGGGCGTGTCCCGCAGTGCCGGGTCGAGGCGGATCCGGCGGATCACGGTGGCGCCGTCGATGCCGGGCATCACGCCGTCGACGATCACCGCGTTCGGCCGGCGGTCGGCGGCCATCCGCAGGCCCTCCTCACCGCCGGACGCGGTGAGCACCGCGTATCCCTCCGGTTCGAGCAGGTCACGCAGCTGCTCGCGGAACGTCATGCTGTCGTCGATGACCAGGATGGTGGTGCGGTCGGCGGTCCGGTCCGGTGTCTCCCCGAGCAGTTGGCGGGTACGGGCCACCACATACCCGGCGTCGTAGGGTTTGCCCACATACTCGTCGGCGCCGATCCGGAGCCCGGCCAGCCGGTCGGTGACCTCGCTCTCGCTGGACAGCAGCATCGTCACCACCCCGTCCCGGCCGGGTGTGCGAAGCAGTTCGGTGAGCAGTTCCAGGCCGTCGGCGTCGGGCAGCAGCACGTCCAGCACCGCCGCCTGGAAAGTGGCGCCGGTGAACGCGATGCGGGCCTCCTCGCCGGTGGCGCACAGGATGGTGGCGAACCCGTCGTCGGAGAACGCCTCGTGCAGGTCCATCCGTACGGTCAGGCTGTCGTCGACGATCAGCACGGTCGGTGTCATCGGCGGACCGCCGTCGGGTGCAGCTCGCCGAGCCGGGCCGCGATCCGGGCCGGTGGCAGCACGTGCCGGGCCGCCCCGAGCAGCGCCGCCTCCCGCGGCATCCCGTAGACGGTGCAGCTGTGCTCGTCCTGGGCGAACGTGACCGCGCCCCGGTTACGCATCTGCAGCAGCCCGGCCGCGCCGTCCCGGCCCATCCCGGTGAGCAGGCAGCCGGCCGCGCTCGGCCCGTAGTCCTCGGCGACCGACTCGAACAGCACGTCCACCGACGGGCGGCAGGAGTGCCGGGGTGGGCCCGCGCTGAGGCGCAGCAGGCCGTCCCGGACGAACAGGTGCCGGTCCGGCGGGGCGAGCAGGATCTGCCCGGCGGCCCGGTTGACCGGGGCGCCGTCCCGGGCGTACCGCACGTCGCGGCGGGTCTGCCCGGCCAGCCAGTCGGAGAACGCCTCGGCGAACTGCTCGCTGGCCGCGATGTGCTGGACCGCCAGTACCGGTGTCGGGAAGCTCGGCGGCAGGCCGCGGATCAGTTCGGTGAGGGCGGCCGGCCCGCCGGTGGAGGCGCCCACCGCGACCACGGCCAGGCCACCCGGCGGCGGCACGGGCACCGGTACCGGCATCGGTGTGGCCGGCGCCGGTGGCAGGTCCCGGCGGCCCAGCCGGGCCCGCGGGTGGGTGATCACCCGGATCCGGGCGACGATCCGCACCGACGTGCGCAGCCGCATCGCCCAGTCCGCGTCGGAGTCGTCGCCGCGCGGCTTCTCCATCACGTCCACCGCCCCCGCGGCCAGGGCGTTGTACGTGCTGAACAGCTCCTCCCGGTCGGCTGACGACACCACCAGGATCGGGGTCGGGTGCTCGGCCATGATCTGCTCGGTGGCGGCCAGCCCGGAGATCCCGGGCAGCATCATGTCCATCGTGATCACGTCCGGCCGCAGCCGGGCGACCATCTGCACGGCCCGTTCCCCGTCCACGGCCTCGCCGACGATCTCCAGCTGCGGGTCCGCCTGCAGCGCCTCCCGCAGGTGGTGGCGCATGGTCGCGGAGTCCTCGACGATCAGCACCCGGGTCGTCACGACAGTGTCTCCTGTGCCATGCCCTCCCGGCCCTCGCCTGCGGCGTGGCGGTCGGATCCCGGTGGCTGCCGCTCGGTGCAGTCGGTCATGACCGCACCACCAGACGCCTGATGTGGTCGAGCAGTTGCTCCTGGTCGAACTCGCCCTTGACCACGTAGGCGCTGGCCCCGGCCGCACGCCCGCGGTCCCGGTCGGCGACGCTGGCCCGCGAGCTGACCAGGATCGCCGGCACGGCCGCGAGTTTCGGGTCGGCGCGGGTCCGTTCGACGAAGGTGAACCCGTCGATGCCGGGCATGTCGATGTCGGTGAGGAACAGCCCGTACCGCTGGGATCGGGCCTTCTCCAGACCCTCCTCACCGGAGGCGGCCAGGTCGACCTGGTATCCGGCCGACTCCAGGATGCTGCGTTCCAGCATCCGGGTGGTCAGCGAGTCGTCGACCACCAGGATCGGCAGCGGCTCGGCGGTGGCCGCGGGCAACGGCCGGGCACCCTGGTGGCTGCGCAGCACCTCCTCGGCCAGCCCGGCCGGATCCAGCACCAGCCGTGGGTTGCCGTCCGCGTCGACGGCGACGCTGCCGATCACCGGCGACGCCGGGGCGAGATCCGGCAGCGGGCGGGCGACCAGGGCGGACGTGCCGGCGAGCTGATCCACGCCGATGGCGAAGACACCGTCCGGGCCGTTCACCACGACCGCGGCGCCGATGCCCGGGGAGTCGGGGACCGTCGAACCGGCGTACAGGGCCTCGGCCAGCGGCAGGAACGGGGCGGCGGTGTCCTCGTGGACCAGGCGCCCACTGGCGACGGCGGCCGCGGCCTCGTCGGCGCCCAGGCGCACACACGCCCGGACCGCGTCCAGCGGCAACGTGGCCACGGTGGCGCCGGCCTCGACGATCAGGCCGGTCATCGCCAGCAGGGCCAGCGGGATGACCAGTTCCACCGTGGCGCCACGGCCGGGCGTGCTGCGTACCGTCACCTCGCCCTGCAGTTGGGCGGCGACCTCGCGGACCGCGTC of the Actinoplanes sichuanensis genome contains:
- a CDS encoding sulfotransferase family protein, with the protein product MTALGHSDRPIFVVGCPRSGTTMLQLMLHAHPRIALPPETRFLLAAYQKRAEFGDLTDQAQRHELARFIVESSQFEDLGLDADETTEAIVAGPPTLGSAFGIVFRMYSARFGKPRWGDKRPLYLRHLPTILRLFPDAQIINIMRDGRDCVASLKETPWKPSEFDTLIDYWAQSADASLLAGRRYPKDVYHQVRYEDLVADPEPHLRRMCEFLGEDYDPAMSAPNKLASVAVPEYKTWHTLTHQAPTTERIQSWRTRLTEDELRRCETIFGDRLAKFGYEPSVPVARSTRMRSDAKLIARHRLGPAKQAARNLWTQIRSTEAAEAPVAALLTKGQLKGR
- a CDS encoding sensor histidine kinase, which gives rise to MINLALLRMGQLVALGALALLGILDLRGGLGSDSVAMTLWRVGAAIAAAVVWLPAHKQGSTALPRAALVLGLHSIFLTALLYDQAEYNQLWGLAESSALLGVLMVVSRRGRADWAFPAVAVVLMAVGGLPLRAGSESIVVTFGLIQALAGAAAIGVGIYLRTLEGNRQRAVDAIRAEQRTEFARDLHDFIAHHVTGIVVQAQGARFIAEQDPQRVLLALEQIEQAGAETMASMRRMVGVLRDPDSKPDAPLAPVSGVSDLETLVGQFDAAGGPAARLHVDGELAGMPVEVSTSAYRVVMEALTNVRQHAREASSVDVWVTRTPLQLMVRVRNDGPAARTPTVRERPGYGLVGLAERVRAVGGRITAGPGVGGGWIVDAVLPLEWSNS
- a CDS encoding ABC transporter ATP-binding protein, with amino-acid sequence MQRQSSPVTDRDSLAAVAAVDLVKVYGAGDTAVRALDGVTVGFERGRFTAIMGPSGSGKSTLMHCLAGLDTATAGQVLLGGTDLTTQPDKVLTKARRERIGFVFQSFNLLPQLTAAANITLPLDLAGRKVDTEFQDRLINTLGLSGRLGHLPAELSGGQQQRVALARALVSRPEVVFADEPTGNLDSRAGAEVLTLLRDSAHTLGQTIVMVTHDPGAAAYADRVVMLADGRLAGEIHQPDIAAVTDALQSLAAGR
- a CDS encoding ABC transporter permease, with amino-acid sequence MNPVLRTQLAGVGKRPARLLLTGLAVLVASFVVYATVLAQQITERSVLNGLSGTPEAVDLVVQNGEIKTADLDAISNLPGVAEAVPRTSIGVRMPAGDLVIASDPGSGPLSTVKVTEGRYPTAAGEIAVTPRTVERMALTVGSKHTVSPGGDAKPVTVTVVGVVQPRDDIGFLAYGLLPTASVAGYEWIDRIDIRLDAGADATAVQEKIASQVKGESPPEVATGADTRLAEAREAAEQVDQVFIVVKVFVAVAVMAAGLIAASTFRIVFAQRMRQLALLRAVGAGRGTLARALAAEGALTGLVVGVTGVLAALAVGHLIPPALSAFGFEVSSPGFPVAEAAGTVALAVLITVVAVLAPALSAARVAPLEALRSASTTGAKQGVGRFRAVTGILLALAAAGVAYLVWSGLPKSPDDDVDAQNLLLGIVASGGLAFVALITLGPVLVRPVLTLAGWPLRRLGPVGRLAVGGVGGSARRAAAVSVVVALGVTLLTGVLVCGDSIRVLAERETIAAAPADFELKGSTGTVLKDDVAERARQSTELTRVTPYRWASGITIGDFQDAGATDLSMTALPRLAGLDTVSGDVTDLAPGKAIIAGYLADNAGITTGGQITLKREGKEVRLTVAAVLGGQTPLHTEALLDPSDLTKLGVPAAPTGVLADAAGTGEEGRTAGLQALRAAATAQPDISVEVLADQRDQINDALATLMVIALALIGLTVLIAIVGVGATTALSVVERVRESGLLRAVGMSRGGLQAMLTTESALYGVIGAVLGLVLGVPYAWLAVAALADDAPLTFPVWQLVVVFLVLVALTALAGVLPARRAARVSPVTALGTD
- a CDS encoding N-acetylmuramoyl-L-alanine amidase translates to MRRRLAIGIGTAVAVLAAGGGVAVLTWPSGSAPAEAAPPAAPTEVPPDPAAKPPRIRTALSSLDLTVAGGGKQRDTQRFSLLGVSWSDPSAEPDGTIEVRTRAVESGEWSGWQKLERADTGPDAAEAATPGRRGATEPLWAGPSDGVAVRIGGKAGLTKGLRLDLIDPGTESGGRGGGEPSPSVSAEPAEPSPSPSPSGSTPAEQPIEGDGPVDETVEEPPAEAPAVVEEQAPAVVEEDPDTGVDSVVQEVAPAVAAVASEPTVAPTSTAPVKAQFPTYYTRTAWSADETIVGSVTDAKVVNAVWVHHTGTTNDYDCADSAAIVRSIQSNDVKVKGLSDLGYNYMVDKCGRLFEGRRGGVENAIVPAATVGFNTGYAAIAVIGNYETAASTAAIETIIAQVAAARLGKYGFNPAAQGTFTAGVANDKLAQGTKITVPRLSGHRDADATACPGANLYAKLADIRAKSQLMVTGLALTSVTGGGYTGGAYYVKTGAKLAWSTATPSADIARFEILVDNTVTATLPGDARAATVAIPAGGHGVTVRAVHTSGSTARVGVPIYGDTTAPTYRAALPLNLITGTYSASAVPVRLGLTGTDNLKFAGYTVTSPRAATLGPVTSWSTTVKPGTSNWNIAARDVAGNSRAAWMSRGVVLSAETAAKKSGTWSKRTGSSYLGAKALAATGRNAKLTWTFTGRSAALLFSRGSKTGKVYVYLDGKKVATIDTRSTSTKYRQALWVSSTTVKKHTVAIVVAGTSGRPTVVSDGLAYIR